The proteins below are encoded in one region of Holophagaceae bacterium:
- the pepQ gene encoding Xaa-Pro dipeptidase, with amino-acid sequence MDLAPLFREHLAQRMKDGEAAMARTGFETLVVSSGVQFDYFADDREAPFYGTPHFLHWCPMEGPQHLLKIQPGKKPILIRYAPEDFWYLQSPLGSPFWADGFDLAECGTVDEVWAALGACPKGAYIGDEPKRAEAAGLEVNPENITKHLDWTRSFKTSYELACMDEAQQMGARGHRAARQAFLGGASELEIHWAYIQAVGCVDEDLPYTSIVALNEMGAILHYHGKRKTPRDGATLLLDAGARHQAYASDITRTFAAPRCDPRFVDLLASMERMQQELCALVKPGLHYGEFHHQAHFKIADILLDQGFLRDTDRDDAVANGYTKPFFPHGLGHHLGIQVHDVAGKQLGPDGAPAPQPPEHPFLRTTRMIEEGNVFTVEPGLYFIPMLLRPFRTGDKTQHSAKFNWTLIDALTPFGGIRIEDNVLVTKDGHRNLTRMHLPE; translated from the coding sequence ATGGATCTTGCGCCGCTCTTCCGTGAACACCTGGCCCAGCGCATGAAAGATGGCGAAGCGGCCATGGCCCGCACGGGCTTCGAGACCCTGGTGGTCAGCAGCGGCGTGCAGTTCGACTATTTCGCCGACGACCGCGAGGCGCCCTTCTATGGGACGCCCCATTTCCTGCACTGGTGCCCGATGGAAGGGCCACAGCACCTGCTCAAGATCCAGCCGGGCAAGAAACCCATCCTGATCCGCTACGCGCCCGAGGATTTCTGGTATCTCCAATCGCCGCTGGGCTCTCCCTTCTGGGCCGATGGCTTCGACCTGGCCGAATGCGGCACGGTGGATGAAGTCTGGGCGGCCCTCGGCGCCTGTCCCAAGGGCGCCTACATCGGCGACGAGCCCAAGCGCGCCGAGGCGGCAGGCTTGGAAGTGAACCCTGAAAACATCACCAAGCATCTGGACTGGACCCGCAGTTTCAAAACCTCCTACGAACTGGCCTGCATGGATGAGGCGCAGCAGATGGGCGCGCGGGGCCATCGCGCGGCCAGGCAGGCTTTCCTGGGTGGAGCTTCCGAACTGGAAATCCACTGGGCCTACATCCAGGCCGTGGGCTGCGTGGACGAAGACCTGCCCTACACCAGCATCGTGGCCCTCAATGAGATGGGCGCCATCCTCCACTACCACGGCAAGCGAAAAACGCCGCGGGACGGCGCCACCCTGCTTCTGGACGCCGGCGCCCGCCACCAGGCCTACGCCTCCGACATCACGCGCACCTTTGCCGCGCCCCGCTGCGACCCGCGTTTCGTGGACCTGCTGGCTTCGATGGAAAGAATGCAGCAGGAGCTGTGCGCCCTGGTGAAGCCGGGCCTGCACTACGGCGAATTCCACCACCAGGCCCATTTCAAGATCGCCGACATCCTGCTGGACCAGGGCTTCCTGCGGGACACGGATCGCGATGACGCCGTGGCCAACGGCTATACCAAGCCATTCTTCCCGCACGGGCTCGGCCATCACCTGGGAATCCAGGTCCACGATGTCGCTGGCAAGCAGTTGGGACCCGACGGCGCCCCGGCTCCGCAGCCGCCGGAACACCCTTTCCTGCGCACCACCCGCATGATCGAGGAAGGCAACGTCTTCACCGTGGAGCCAGGCCTCTACTTCATCCCCATGCTCCTGCGCCCCTTCCGGACCGGCGATAAAACCCAGCATTCCGCCAAATTCAATTGGACGCTCATTGATGCCCTCACGCCCTTCGGAGGCATCCGAATCGAAGACAACGTGCTGGTGACCAAGGACGGCCACCGGAACCTGACGCGGATGCATCTGCCCGAGTGA